Proteins from a genomic interval of Paenibacillus sp. FSL H8-0048:
- a CDS encoding mannitol dehydrogenase family protein — translation MLSLNRNSIADRDAWEAAGVALPQFDYEAVAANTLKKPEWVHFGAGNIFRGFVANAHQKLLDSGKADTGIIAAETFDFEMIDKVYKPYDNLTLLVLMNAAGEFQKRIVSSIVEGITADKTREADYSRLTEIFENPSLQMASFTITEKGYSLTGPNGQYLGIVEKDIAGGPEHPIHAMSIVASFAYKRYLKGQYPMTFVSMDNCSHNGDKLKQGMVTIAKEWAAKGHVEEGFVAYLEDEQKITFPLSMIDKITPRPSESVQAALLEQGIGGMDVIVTSKNTYTAPFVNAEISEYLVIEDKFTNGRPALEEAGIIFTDRDTVNNVETMKVTTCLNPLHTALAVTGCLLGYTLIADEMQDATLRKLVETIGYKEGLPVVVDPGILSPKQFLDEVLQERFANPFIPDTPQRIATDTSQKVGIRFGETIKSYIRRDELYPRDLTAIPLAIAAWCRYLLGVNDEGAAFTLSPDPLLESLQARLEGIALGADAATAAGVRAVLEDQAIFGVDLYAAGLGGTIEDMFTAMVAGPGAVRATLEKYTA, via the coding sequence ATGCTGAGTCTGAACAGAAACAGCATTGCGGACCGGGATGCTTGGGAAGCCGCAGGCGTCGCATTGCCGCAGTTCGATTATGAGGCGGTAGCGGCGAATACGCTGAAGAAGCCGGAATGGGTTCACTTCGGAGCGGGAAATATCTTCAGAGGCTTCGTGGCGAATGCGCACCAGAAGCTGCTGGACAGCGGAAAGGCCGACACCGGCATTATCGCGGCCGAGACCTTTGACTTCGAGATGATTGATAAGGTCTACAAGCCTTATGACAATCTGACTCTATTGGTGCTGATGAATGCGGCGGGAGAATTTCAGAAGCGGATCGTCAGCAGCATTGTGGAAGGCATCACCGCAGATAAGACGCGGGAAGCGGATTACAGCCGTCTGACTGAGATTTTTGAGAATCCCAGTCTGCAGATGGCGAGCTTCACAATTACGGAGAAGGGCTATTCCCTAACGGGTCCGAACGGCCAGTATCTGGGTATCGTGGAGAAGGACATCGCCGGGGGGCCGGAGCATCCGATCCACGCGATGAGTATCGTCGCTTCCTTCGCCTACAAGCGTTACCTGAAGGGCCAGTACCCGATGACCTTCGTCAGCATGGATAATTGCTCGCATAACGGCGATAAGCTGAAGCAGGGCATGGTCACCATCGCCAAGGAATGGGCAGCGAAGGGCCATGTAGAAGAAGGTTTCGTAGCCTACCTGGAGGATGAGCAGAAGATCACCTTCCCGCTGTCCATGATCGACAAAATCACCCCGCGCCCGTCCGAATCCGTCCAGGCCGCATTGCTGGAGCAAGGCATCGGAGGCATGGATGTGATCGTCACCTCCAAGAACACGTACACCGCTCCCTTCGTTAATGCGGAGATCAGCGAGTATCTGGTCATTGAGGATAAGTTCACGAACGGACGTCCGGCGCTGGAGGAAGCCGGTATTATCTTCACGGACCGCGACACGGTTAACAACGTGGAGACGATGAAGGTAACCACCTGCCTCAACCCGCTGCATACGGCGCTGGCGGTCACCGGCTGTCTGCTCGGTTACACGCTTATCGCTGACGAGATGCAGGATGCCACGCTGCGCAAGCTCGTGGAGACCATCGGCTACAAGGAAGGCCTGCCGGTTGTCGTTGATCCGGGCATCCTGAGTCCGAAGCAGTTCCTGGACGAGGTGCTGCAGGAACGGTTCGCCAACCCGTTCATCCCTGATACTCCGCAGCGGATCGCTACGGATACCTCGCAGAAGGTCGGCATCCGCTTCGGCGAGACGATCAAGTCGTACATCCGCCGGGATGAGCTTTACCCTAGGGATTTGACTGCCATTCCGCTGGCGATTGCAGCGTGGTGCCGGTACCTGCTCGGCGTGAACGATGAAGGCGCAGCGTTCACGCTGAGCCCTGATCCGCTGCTGGAATCGCTGCAGGCGCGGCTTGAAGGCATTGCTCTGGGCGCGGATGCGGCTACGGCCGCTGGCGTGCGCGCGGTGCTGGAGGATCAGGCCATCTTCGGCGTAGACCTGTACGCTGCCGGACTGGGCGGGACTATTGAGGATATGTTCACCGCGATGGTGGCTGGACCAGGCGCGGTCCGGGCTACACTGGAGAAGTACACCGCCTGA
- the uxuA gene encoding mannonate dehydratase, producing MNMTWRWYGEGNDNITLDHIRQIPGVMGIVWSLHHKVAGEVWEMEEIQKVADQITAKGFSTAVVESVNVHDDIKIGLPSRDKYIDIYIDTIRKLAKVGVKVICYNFMPVFDWTRTELYKELPDGSNALFYEKAAITDNPREMVDRILKGAGQFTMPGWEPERLAKLDELFAAYADVTEDKLFDNLKYFLERIIPVCEEVDIKMAIHPDDPAWPIFGLPRIIRSRDTIRRFLDMVDSPYNGLTFCTGSLGTNPENDLPAMIREFSDRIYFAHIRNVKVFDNGDFIEVSHRGRDGSVDVAEVVKAYHESGFTGYVRPDHGRHLWGEEKNCRPGYGLYDRAMGIMYLLGVWDSLENVKGAK from the coding sequence ATGAATATGACTTGGAGATGGTACGGCGAGGGCAATGACAACATCACTCTTGACCACATCCGTCAAATCCCGGGCGTTATGGGTATCGTCTGGTCGCTGCACCACAAGGTGGCCGGTGAGGTCTGGGAAATGGAAGAAATCCAGAAGGTTGCCGATCAGATCACAGCCAAGGGCTTCAGTACAGCGGTGGTTGAAAGCGTCAACGTTCATGATGATATCAAAATCGGACTGCCGTCCCGCGACAAATATATTGACATCTATATCGATACAATCCGCAAGCTGGCCAAGGTCGGCGTTAAGGTGATCTGCTACAACTTCATGCCTGTGTTCGACTGGACCCGTACCGAGCTGTATAAGGAGCTGCCGGACGGCTCGAATGCACTCTTTTATGAAAAGGCTGCCATTACCGATAATCCGCGCGAGATGGTAGACCGCATCCTGAAGGGTGCCGGACAATTCACGATGCCCGGCTGGGAGCCGGAGCGGCTAGCCAAGCTGGATGAGCTGTTCGCGGCATATGCTGACGTTACCGAAGATAAGCTGTTCGACAACCTGAAGTATTTCCTGGAGCGCATCATTCCGGTGTGTGAAGAAGTGGATATCAAAATGGCGATCCACCCTGACGATCCGGCCTGGCCGATCTTCGGACTGCCGCGCATTATCCGCAGCCGCGATACGATCCGCCGCTTCCTGGACATGGTCGACAGCCCGTATAACGGCCTGACCTTCTGCACCGGCTCGCTGGGAACGAACCCGGAGAATGATCTGCCGGCAATGATCCGTGAGTTCAGTGACCGGATTTATTTTGCCCATATCCGTAATGTGAAGGTGTTCGATAACGGAGACTTCATCGAGGTATCCCACCGCGGACGCGATGGCAGCGTAGATGTGGCGGAGGTTGTTAAGGCGTATCATGAGAGCGGCTTCACCGGCTATGTGCGTCCGGACCATGGCAGACATCTCTGGGGCGAGGAGAAAAATTGCCGTCCAGGCTATGGCCTCTATGACCGGGCGATGGGCATCATGTATCTGCTGGGCGTATGGGACAGCCTGGAGAATGTCAAGGGGGCCAAATAA
- a CDS encoding GntR family transcriptional regulator: MTSKKEIMAYLKQEILSLELKPGAMISETALSERFQLSRTPIRDVLKQLSLEQYVDIYPKKGNLVSYIDLESVEQIIYLRNVLEKEIMKSLAGNIPLKGLHELRDNLTQQQKCIEQAEGAEVFLHLDDQFHRTMFGLAGREFLWGVLQQFNVHYIRYRKLHMLKDEKLTAIQQEHQQLLDYIVQGDTAGIDELLHHHLRADIDSKNLQEHFATYIKK, translated from the coding sequence ATGACTTCCAAAAAAGAAATAATGGCCTACCTCAAGCAGGAGATTCTCTCCCTTGAGCTGAAGCCGGGGGCGATGATCAGTGAGACGGCTCTGTCCGAGCGCTTTCAGCTGTCGCGGACGCCGATCCGTGATGTGCTGAAGCAGCTGTCCCTGGAGCAATACGTCGATATCTATCCCAAAAAAGGCAATCTCGTATCCTACATAGACCTGGAGTCAGTGGAACAGATTATCTACCTGCGCAATGTGCTGGAGAAGGAGATTATGAAGTCGCTGGCCGGGAATATCCCGCTAAAAGGGCTGCATGAGCTGAGGGATAACCTAACGCAGCAGCAGAAGTGTATCGAGCAGGCGGAGGGGGCGGAGGTATTCCTGCACTTGGATGACCAGTTCCACCGCACGATGTTCGGCTTAGCCGGGCGTGAGTTCCTGTGGGGTGTGCTCCAGCAGTTCAATGTGCACTACATCCGCTACCGCAAGCTGCATATGCTGAAGGACGAGAAGCTGACGGCGATTCAGCAGGAGCATCAGCAGCTTCTGGATTATATCGTGCAGGGCGACACCGCGGGGATCGACGAGCTGCTGCACCATCATTTGCGGGCGGATATCGACTCCAAGAACCTCCAGGAGCATTTCGCCACGTATATCAAAAAATAG
- a CDS encoding AraC family transcriptional regulator, which yields MVAAFEPPVPGQSLSETIIPDVKTTLNLFGMHLRKVSGEWDYPQHAHPQYEFNYVLEGEQQLTVNNHSYLQRAGDLVLLRPGDIHSSRSGNGGSFTYFCIHFDIDDKLFISLLSRLNHVLFTSESNVAHRLGPLLSRLVEISTSGSGSITISQRMRLQSAVFELFAQLWEVFSLEADNSSPGTYERMELAHQIRSRLQGLVYQQFKQEVPYDSHYGVDDIAAELGISPSHCYRVFRQVFGLSPRVYLSEQMLHEAKVLLDDHSLSVSQISGLLGYRDIAHFSRQFKRWSGQSPREYREGRS from the coding sequence TTGGTTGCAGCTTTTGAACCGCCGGTCCCGGGGCAAAGCCTTAGTGAAACTATCATCCCGGATGTGAAAACCACGCTCAACCTGTTCGGCATGCATCTGCGCAAGGTGAGCGGGGAATGGGATTATCCGCAGCACGCCCATCCCCAATATGAATTCAATTATGTGCTTGAAGGAGAGCAGCAGCTCACGGTCAACAACCACAGCTATCTCCAGCGCGCCGGGGATCTGGTCCTCTTGAGGCCGGGCGATATCCATTCCAGCCGCAGCGGAAACGGCGGTTCCTTTACCTATTTCTGCATCCATTTCGATATCGATGACAAGCTGTTCATTTCGCTTCTCAGCCGGCTGAATCATGTATTGTTCACCTCAGAGAGCAATGTTGCCCACAGATTAGGACCGCTCCTCAGCAGGCTGGTGGAGATTTCCACCTCCGGCTCCGGCAGCATCACGATCTCCCAGCGCATGAGGCTGCAGTCCGCCGTCTTCGAGCTGTTCGCCCAGCTCTGGGAGGTCTTCTCTCTGGAGGCCGACAATTCCTCCCCGGGCACTTATGAGCGAATGGAGCTGGCCCACCAGATCCGCAGCCGCCTCCAGGGGCTGGTCTATCAGCAGTTCAAGCAGGAGGTGCCGTATGACAGCCATTATGGTGTTGACGATATCGCGGCTGAGCTAGGGATCAGCCCCTCACACTGTTACCGGGTCTTCCGCCAGGTCTTCGGCCTCTCCCCCCGCGTCTACCTGTCGGAGCAGATGCTGCATGAGGCCAAGGTGCTGCTGGATGACCACAGCCTGAGCGTCAGCCAGATATCAGGCCTGCTCGGCTACCGCGATATCGCCCATTTCAGCAGACAGTTCAAGCGCTGGAGCGGCCAGTCTCCGCGGGAATACCGCGAGGGCAGGAGCTAG
- a CDS encoding alpha-glucuronidase family glycosyl hydrolase, producing the protein MRQQSGNEYAAQYDSGYNAWLSYPKLQQGPLYKQYVKWCGAVSVTEGGETLQAALQEWTRGISSLLDIEVVSKPQPEEFGVAFGTFAGNHPLIKGLFDDKEVQAVGAEGFAIRTSQSCKCIAVGASSQAGVLYGVFHLLRLIASGKDIEHLDEVVNPVNSLRMINHWDNFDGSVERGYSGRSFLYENNQFTKDMDRITDYARLMSTAGINAIAINNVNVHALETLFISTYLPDVAGIADIFRIYGIRLYLSVNFAGPMHEGEVGSADPLDAGVREWWKTRAADIYAAIPDFGGFVVKADSENRPGPFTYGRNHADGANMLAEALEPYGGIVIWRCFVYNCKQDWRDRKTDRARAAYDHFKPLDGQFHDNVILQIKNGPMDFQVREPVSPLFGALERTNHVIEFQIAQEYTGQQRHVCYLVPQWKEIMEFDTQAKGGPAPVKRIVDGSLWGNRLSGIAAVSNVGNDRNWTGHLLAQANLYGFGRLAWNPELSAEEIAAEWIALTFGTDTAVAGVISRILLNSWEIYESYTSPLGVGWMINPEHHYGPNVDGYEYSMWGTYHYADHQGIGVDRTVATGTGYSAQYMGSNAVRYDSLEECPDELLLFFHHVPYTHVLHSGKTVIQHIYDTHFEGAERAEGLLGAWGGLKGSIADGLYTQVEERLKGQAAHAKEWRDQINTYFYRKSGIADALGRTIY; encoded by the coding sequence ATGAGACAACAATCCGGGAATGAGTATGCTGCACAATATGACAGCGGATACAATGCGTGGTTAAGCTATCCTAAGCTTCAACAAGGCCCGCTATATAAGCAATATGTGAAATGGTGCGGAGCGGTATCCGTTACAGAAGGCGGGGAGACCCTCCAGGCTGCACTTCAGGAATGGACAAGAGGTATTTCCTCGCTGTTGGACATTGAGGTTGTATCCAAGCCGCAGCCGGAAGAATTCGGTGTGGCCTTCGGCACCTTCGCGGGTAATCATCCGCTGATTAAGGGCTTGTTCGATGACAAGGAAGTCCAAGCTGTGGGAGCAGAAGGGTTCGCCATCCGTACCAGCCAGTCCTGTAAATGCATTGCTGTAGGGGCTTCCTCCCAGGCAGGTGTATTGTACGGCGTCTTCCATCTACTGCGCCTGATCGCCAGCGGCAAGGACATTGAGCATCTGGATGAAGTAGTGAATCCTGTGAATTCGCTGCGGATGATTAATCACTGGGATAATTTCGACGGCAGTGTGGAGCGCGGTTATTCCGGCAGATCCTTCCTGTATGAGAATAACCAGTTCACGAAGGATATGGACCGGATTACAGACTATGCGCGGCTGATGTCTACCGCCGGCATCAACGCGATAGCAATCAACAATGTTAACGTTCATGCACTGGAGACGCTGTTTATCTCTACCTATCTGCCGGATGTGGCGGGAATCGCCGATATTTTCCGCATCTATGGCATCCGCCTGTACCTGAGCGTGAATTTCGCCGGACCTATGCATGAAGGGGAAGTCGGCAGCGCTGATCCGCTGGATGCAGGCGTGCGGGAATGGTGGAAGACAAGAGCGGCTGACATCTATGCCGCGATTCCCGATTTCGGCGGCTTCGTGGTCAAGGCCGATTCGGAGAACCGTCCCGGCCCGTTCACCTACGGGCGGAACCATGCGGACGGAGCCAACATGCTGGCGGAAGCCCTGGAGCCTTACGGCGGCATTGTTATCTGGCGCTGCTTTGTATACAACTGCAAGCAGGACTGGCGTGACCGCAAGACGGACCGGGCCAGAGCGGCCTACGATCATTTCAAGCCGCTGGACGGCCAGTTCCATGATAATGTCATTCTGCAGATCAAGAACGGGCCGATGGATTTCCAGGTCAGAGAGCCGGTATCTCCGCTGTTCGGGGCGCTGGAACGCACCAACCATGTGATTGAATTCCAGATCGCCCAGGAATACACCGGACAGCAGCGCCATGTCTGCTATCTTGTTCCCCAGTGGAAGGAGATCATGGAATTCGATACACAGGCCAAGGGCGGCCCGGCTCCGGTGAAGCGTATCGTGGACGGATCGCTGTGGGGCAACCGCCTGAGCGGGATTGCGGCGGTATCCAATGTGGGCAATGACCGGAACTGGACCGGCCATCTGCTGGCCCAGGCCAACCTGTATGGCTTCGGCCGGCTAGCCTGGAATCCCGAGCTGAGTGCGGAGGAGATTGCGGCAGAGTGGATCGCATTAACCTTCGGTACAGACACTGCGGTGGCTGGAGTCATCAGCCGGATTTTGCTTAATTCATGGGAAATCTACGAGTCTTACACCTCTCCGCTTGGCGTGGGCTGGATGATCAATCCTGAGCATCACTACGGCCCGAATGTGGACGGCTATGAATATTCGATGTGGGGAACCTACCATTATGCCGATCACCAGGGCATCGGGGTAGACCGCACCGTAGCAACCGGAACAGGCTACAGTGCGCAATACATGGGCAGCAATGCCGTGCGTTATGATTCGCTGGAGGAATGCCCGGATGAGCTGCTGCTGTTCTTCCACCATGTGCCATACACTCATGTGCTGCATTCCGGCAAAACCGTGATCCAGCATATCTACGATACGCATTTTGAAGGTGCAGAGCGTGCCGAAGGCCTGCTGGGCGCCTGGGGCGGACTGAAGGGCAGCATCGCAGACGGCCTGTACACTCAGGTGGAGGAACGCCTTAAGGGGCAGGCGGCTCATGCCAAGGAATGGCGCGACCAGATTAATACGTATTTCTACCGCAAGAGCGGAATTGCAGATGCATTAGGCCGGACCATCTACTAA
- a CDS encoding Nif3-like dinuclear metal center hexameric protein, producing MALTFSDVMEHLNAGVQLPADTVDKLEPDAAGTEVQGIVTAFAASQYVVEQAVLLGANLVITHEGVFYTHRDHPDGLPQDSVYQQKSELIARSGISLYRFHDTIHRYTLDGIVEGLLQELEWGAYVERHLPEVSILTIPEMTVSEVAAYVKQKLNIPYVRAAGNLSAACSRVGVLVGFRGNGSTVIPMYEQESLDLVIAGEGFEWEVPEYIRDAVRQGKDRSLIMLGHAESEAPGMKLLAERLSRRFPEMPVHFIPEQPVFQIL from the coding sequence ATGGCACTGACTTTCAGTGATGTGATGGAGCACTTGAATGCAGGGGTACAGCTGCCAGCGGATACGGTGGATAAGCTGGAACCGGATGCTGCGGGAACAGAAGTGCAGGGAATTGTGACGGCCTTCGCAGCTTCACAATATGTAGTGGAGCAGGCGGTCCTGCTTGGCGCCAACCTGGTGATTACGCATGAAGGTGTATTTTATACCCACCGGGATCACCCGGACGGTCTGCCGCAGGATTCTGTCTACCAGCAGAAGTCTGAGCTCATTGCCCGTAGCGGAATAAGTCTCTACCGCTTCCATGACACGATACACCGTTACACGCTGGACGGAATCGTCGAAGGGCTGCTGCAGGAGCTGGAATGGGGCGCATATGTGGAGCGGCATCTGCCTGAGGTGTCGATCCTCACCATCCCTGAGATGACCGTTTCGGAAGTGGCCGCTTATGTGAAGCAGAAGCTGAATATCCCTTATGTCCGTGCTGCCGGGAACCTCTCTGCTGCATGCTCCAGGGTGGGGGTGCTGGTGGGTTTCCGGGGGAACGGCAGTACCGTCATCCCGATGTATGAGCAGGAGTCGCTTGATCTGGTCATCGCCGGTGAAGGCTTCGAATGGGAGGTGCCTGAGTATATCCGGGATGCGGTCAGGCAGGGCAAGGACAGGTCACTCATCATGCTCGGCCATGCCGAGAGCGAAGCGCCGGGAATGAAGCTGCTGGCAGAGCGGCTGAGCCGGCGCTTCCCGGAGATGCCGGTTCACTTCATTCCGGAGCAGCCAGTGTTTCAAATCCTATAA
- a CDS encoding sugar phosphate nucleotidyltransferase: protein MHTILLCGGSGQRLWPLSGSIRSKMFLPLLPAPGGGTESMIGRVCRQLSQAGLDESLLLVAHQQQVALTQRYTGSNHPVIGEPCKRGTFTAAAFGALHLLAAGKAQPEDIICIAPGDMYADDDFFRQFHQFEAILADSEAELLLLGTKPSSPSEQYGYIVPAQEDAGGYAPVLSFAEKPDKVKALELMRENALWNCGVFAVRLGFLLEHLERLGLPVDFAALTAQYPGLPVRSFDKEVAERSTKAVVVRHEGEWSDLGSWDTLTARLPSQVIGAGGLWGECGDSYLINELEVPLHVIGVSGIVAIAGPEGILIADKNNANMIKEILAEKERRQDGR, encoded by the coding sequence ATGCATACTATTCTTCTGTGCGGCGGCTCCGGCCAGAGATTGTGGCCTCTGTCCGGCAGCATCCGCTCCAAGATGTTCCTGCCGCTGCTGCCTGCACCGGGCGGGGGCACAGAATCCATGATCGGGCGGGTATGCCGTCAGCTCAGCCAAGCCGGATTGGATGAATCCCTGTTGCTCGTGGCCCATCAGCAGCAGGTAGCCCTCACGCAGCGGTATACCGGGAGCAATCATCCGGTAATCGGAGAGCCGTGCAAGCGCGGGACCTTTACTGCTGCCGCGTTTGGCGCGCTGCACTTGCTTGCCGCCGGAAAGGCACAGCCGGAGGACATCATCTGTATCGCACCGGGCGACATGTACGCGGATGATGATTTCTTCCGCCAGTTCCATCAATTCGAGGCTATTCTGGCCGATTCTGAGGCCGAACTCCTCCTGCTTGGAACGAAGCCTTCATCTCCCTCAGAGCAATACGGCTATATCGTCCCGGCGCAGGAGGACGCTGGCGGGTATGCTCCTGTGTTATCTTTCGCAGAGAAGCCGGATAAGGTTAAAGCCCTGGAGCTGATGCGGGAGAATGCCTTATGGAATTGCGGGGTGTTCGCTGTGCGGCTGGGCTTCCTGCTGGAGCATCTGGAGCGGCTGGGGCTGCCTGTGGATTTCGCAGCATTGACCGCACAGTATCCCGGTCTCCCGGTCCGCAGCTTCGACAAGGAAGTGGCAGAGCGCAGCACCAAGGCTGTTGTCGTAAGACATGAAGGGGAATGGTCCGATCTGGGAAGCTGGGATACGCTGACGGCCCGGCTCCCGTCACAGGTCATTGGAGCAGGCGGACTATGGGGAGAATGCGGAGACAGTTATCTTATTAACGAGCTGGAGGTGCCGCTGCATGTCATTGGGGTCTCCGGTATAGTCGCCATAGCCGGTCCCGAAGGCATTCTCATAGCAGATAAGAATAACGCTAACATGATCAAGGAGATTCTGGCGGAGAAGGAGCGGCGGCAGGACGGCCGCTGA
- a CDS encoding DUF6492 family protein produces MSVPAVSVTSSAPPIDVLIPAIEKDLATLSFVIDSLRRYVQHPISNIYIVSPENSRIRQLCSRKACVFVNETTVLPFTKKAIRYSSSRWNRSGWLYQQLLKMNGDQVCREKYFLVIDADTVLIRPHRFRSGGKSIFYCRSWSQPEYFRTYRKLLGVPAPSPKSFVTHYMLFESAKLANLKRKIAARHGMSWHAAILHSINKKRQFGFSEFETYANYVYSTNRASVLLKNANNKALKTPAGSLGQEQLSKYAHTYRSLSFHQRKGYSTPGKP; encoded by the coding sequence ATGTCCGTTCCTGCCGTAAGTGTGACCTCAAGCGCTCCGCCGATCGACGTCCTGATTCCTGCTATCGAAAAGGACCTCGCCACCCTCTCCTTTGTGATTGATAGTCTTCGCCGTTATGTCCAGCACCCTATCAGTAATATCTACATTGTCTCGCCGGAGAATAGTAGAATCAGACAGCTGTGCTCCCGGAAGGCTTGCGTCTTCGTCAATGAAACCACCGTCCTCCCATTCACCAAAAAAGCAATCCGCTATTCCTCCTCCCGCTGGAACCGGTCAGGCTGGCTGTATCAGCAGCTGCTCAAAATGAATGGGGATCAGGTGTGCCGCGAGAAGTATTTCCTGGTCATTGATGCAGATACGGTGCTCATCCGTCCCCATCGCTTCCGTTCCGGCGGGAAAAGCATCTTCTATTGCCGCAGCTGGAGCCAGCCGGAGTATTTCCGCACCTACCGCAAGCTGCTCGGTGTACCTGCGCCTTCGCCCAAGTCGTTCGTCACCCACTATATGCTTTTCGAGTCCGCGAAGCTGGCCAATCTCAAAAGAAAAATAGCAGCCCGCCACGGCATGTCCTGGCATGCGGCTATTCTGCACTCCATCAACAAGAAGCGGCAGTTCGGCTTCTCTGAATTCGAGACCTATGCCAACTACGTGTACAGCACAAACCGCGCCTCTGTGCTGCTCAAAAATGCCAATAATAAAGCGCTGAAGACCCCGGCGGGCTCATTGGGACAAGAGCAGTTAAGCAAGTATGCCCATACTTACCGTTCGCTCTCCTTCCATCAGCGCAAGGGATACTCCACTCCGGGCAAGCCTTAA
- a CDS encoding YheC/YheD family protein yields MTAKKVQSGQSKWYKTQLLLKNETIKAFIPDTRRFNRRNLEQMMHGYGMIYIKPERGTYGMGVIRAERRDRQGYMYQYEETVRRFATFEAFHHSLAARIGKRSYLLQKGIHLLKHHGRRFDIRVMVQLSPKGVWEPTGIIGRLGHPRKIVTNYHSGGKPTAVEHLLSTHLSAQQLMQLKGEMNRLGTRIAQQLKKTYPHHRQFGVDVGLDRALKPWIIEVNMNPDPYIFNQLKDKSMYRRVMRYRGLGLKRKCN; encoded by the coding sequence GTGACAGCTAAAAAGGTTCAATCAGGCCAAAGCAAATGGTATAAGACACAACTGCTGCTTAAGAACGAGACAATCAAGGCGTTCATCCCCGATACCCGGAGATTTAACAGGCGTAATCTGGAGCAGATGATGCACGGTTATGGAATGATCTATATCAAGCCGGAACGGGGAACGTATGGCATGGGCGTGATCCGCGCGGAGCGGAGGGACCGGCAGGGATATATGTATCAGTATGAGGAGACTGTGCGCCGGTTCGCTACGTTTGAGGCTTTTCATCACAGTCTGGCGGCAAGAATCGGCAAGAGGAGCTATCTGCTGCAAAAAGGCATCCACCTGCTGAAGCATCACGGGCGCCGCTTCGATATCCGGGTGATGGTGCAGCTCAGTCCCAAGGGCGTATGGGAGCCTACCGGAATTATCGGGCGGCTCGGGCACCCGCGCAAAATTGTGACCAATTACCACAGCGGCGGCAAACCAACCGCAGTGGAGCATTTGCTCTCCACCCATCTGTCTGCGCAGCAGCTTATGCAGCTTAAGGGGGAAATGAACCGGCTGGGCACCCGCATAGCGCAGCAGCTAAAAAAGACTTATCCGCACCACCGGCAGTTCGGTGTAGACGTTGGACTGGACCGCGCGTTGAAGCCGTGGATTATTGAAGTGAATATGAATCCTGATCCTTATATTTTTAATCAGCTGAAGGATAAATCTATGTACCGCAGGGTCATGAGATACCGTGGGCTGGGTCTGAAGCGGAAATGCAATTAG
- a CDS encoding LacI family DNA-binding transcriptional regulator, producing MAKITIKDVAREAGVSISTVSNALNDVDVLSPETKAHILKVAQRLNYVPNLNGKLLKSGTTKMLGFFTTSVSGPYFYKLVESMSRQCDRMGYGLNVFVTKDKQVIMSNILGRRVDGVIIYEELGIDEQDIAAMKKDKIKAVFLDRVLEDEGMGSIIFDSYESGYAATKYLISLGHKRIAYISGVDTMFDSVQRKEGYLAALREYQLPVEEDFILQGYFEEDSTYNAVKSYLRLHPARVPDAFLAGNDISAMGCIQALKSYGYEVPQDVSVMGFDDIDIAPYYSPPLTTVRNQIARQGMLAIDHLVRMIQGKEQGAAQKLQGELVVRGSSHVKLERKDRR from the coding sequence ATGGCTAAGATAACGATCAAGGATGTCGCACGGGAAGCCGGGGTCTCCATCTCAACGGTCTCCAACGCCCTGAATGATGTGGATGTGCTGAGCCCGGAGACCAAAGCCCATATTCTGAAGGTGGCCCAGCGCCTGAATTACGTTCCGAATCTGAACGGCAAGCTGCTGAAATCGGGGACCACGAAGATGCTGGGATTCTTCACGACAAGTGTGTCCGGTCCGTACTTCTACAAGCTGGTAGAATCCATGTCCCGTCAGTGCGACCGCATGGGCTATGGCCTGAATGTATTTGTCACCAAGGACAAACAAGTGATTATGAGCAACATCCTCGGAAGACGGGTAGATGGTGTCATTATCTATGAGGAGCTGGGGATCGACGAGCAGGACATTGCCGCGATGAAGAAAGACAAGATCAAGGCGGTGTTTCTGGACCGGGTGCTGGAGGATGAAGGAATGGGCAGCATTATCTTTGATTCCTATGAATCAGGCTATGCCGCTACGAAGTATTTAATCAGCCTGGGGCATAAGCGGATTGCCTATATCTCCGGCGTGGATACGATGTTTGACAGCGTGCAGCGGAAGGAAGGCTATCTGGCCGCGCTGCGTGAATACCAGCTTCCGGTGGAGGAGGATTTTATCCTTCAGGGGTATTTTGAGGAGGACAGCACCTATAATGCTGTGAAGTCTTACCTCCGTCTGCATCCCGCACGAGTCCCTGACGCCTTCCTGGCCGGCAATGATATCAGTGCAATGGGCTGTATTCAAGCGCTCAAGAGTTACGGTTATGAAGTGCCGCAGGATGTCAGCGTGATGGGCTTCGATGATATTGATATCGCACCTTATTATTCGCCGCCGCTCACGACGGTAAGGAATCAGATTGCAAGACAGGGCATGCTGGCGATTGATCATCTGGTCCGCATGATTCAAGGCAAGGAGCAGGGTGCGGCACAGAAGCTGCAGGGCGAGCTTGTCGTAAGAGGCTCAAGTCATGTGAAGCTGGAGCGGAAGGACCGCAGATAG